A genomic region of Arachis stenosperma cultivar V10309 chromosome 9, arast.V10309.gnm1.PFL2, whole genome shotgun sequence contains the following coding sequences:
- the LOC130948192 gene encoding uncharacterized protein LOC130948192, with product MDSEESLLVLVYCYGKIKKSNRHGVKFTDKEPLSIFIRSTDTLSDLKRNILQKAGLCGAKLVKKLLYKILMTVLSSAEFFGGENTRVVCQVRRPSGQFRGFSAKSPVDDGGGASTSMPVVAPGCLLAAPSLALAPASRSSGLITGLVGGGEPDHVEDAMWDDDPDHISGDSEEDTPVSPPAPQVPSSSGSRQQPPHFSTLNLEAVSQQPNDAHTFGYQGLHNGNASDEFQIGQSFQTKDEAVMSVNDYSIRPGVQYRVMKSDHLKYIGRCKKFGNGCTWMIRVALRQRKSTWEVRRYNGAHTCLATSISSDHRQLDYHVICARIYPLVRADAAVTIKVL from the exons ATGGATAGTGAGGAGAGCTTGTTGGTTCTAGTCTACTGCTatggtaaaattaaaaaaagtaatagGCATGGTGTTAAGTTCACGGATAAAGAACCGTTGAGCATTTTTATTCGTTCGACGGATACTTTGTCGGATCTGAAGAGGAACATATTGCAGAAGGCAGGGTTGTGTGGGGCCAAGTTGGTGAAGAAGCTACTCTACAAGATTCTGATGACGGTTCTGTCAAGTG CAGAGTTTTTCGGAGGTGAGAATACACGAGTTGTATGCCAAGTTAGAAGACCGAGTGGACAGTTCCGGGGCTTCAGCGCCAAATCCCCAGTCGATGATGGTGGGGGTGCTTCCACCTCGATGCCTGTCGTTGCACCTGGTTGTCTCCTAGCTGCACCTTCACTTGCTTTAGCACCAGCATCTAGGTCATCTGGTTTGATTACTGGTCTTGTTGGTGGTGGTGAACCGGATCACGTTGAGGACGCGATGTGGGACGATGATCCGGATCACATATCTGGGGATAGTGAGGAGGACACTCCTGTGTCCCCACCTGCACCTCAGGTGCCGTCCAGTTCTGGGTCCCGCCAACAACCGCCGCATTTCTCAACGCTTAACCTGGAAGCAGTGAGTCAACAACCGAATGATGCACACACCTTCGGATACCAAGGATTACACAACGGCAATGCTTCTGATGAATTTCAGATTGGCCAATCTTTTCAGACTAAGGATGAAGCTGTGATGAGTGTTAACGATTATAGCATTCGTCCTGGAGTTCAGTATCGGGTTATGAAATCTGATCATCTGAAGTATATTGGGAGATGCAAGAAGTTCGGAAACGGCTGCACCTGGATGATCCGTGTGGCACTTCGGCAGCGCAAGAGTACCTGGGAGGTTAGAAGGTACAACGGAGCCCACACTTGCCTGGCCACATCGATTTCGAGCGACCACCGACAGCTCGATTACCACGTAATTTGTGCGAGGATCTATCCGTTGGTTAGGGCGGATGCAGCGGTTACCATAAAGGTGTTGTAA